Proteins encoded by one window of Martelella endophytica:
- the murJ gene encoding murein biosynthesis integral membrane protein MurJ encodes MSLAGKFATVGGATLASRIFGFARETMMAAALGTGPMADVFYAAFRFPNLFRRLFAEGAFNAAFVPLFSKEIEENGLEGAKRFSEQVFGVLFSALFVITLVMELAMPLIVRFIIAPGFAGDPDKFDMTVRLSMVMFPYLICMSLMAMMSGMLNSLHRYFAAAIAPVFLNVVLIAVLGYGVYQGANPERMAHYLAWGVLVAGILQLAVVAIDVRRAGIRFGFRMPKMTPKIRRLIALAVPAAITGGVIQINQIIGQAVASGKEGAIAALQYADRLYQLPLGVVGVAGGVVLLPELSRALKAGNVAEASHVQNRTIEFVLFLTVPAAFGLMAISPEITRVLYERGAFMPETTALVAAIMTVYAFGLPAFALTKALQPAFYARENTKLPMRFTLIAVVINSVLAISLFPILAERGIALAEVVSGWTNVVLLASTLVISGQLRFDSLLLRRIPLILIAGGAMAGAVKFAAVHYSRWFQPETPFLVQLGGIILLLAIALVVYFGLVLATGGVNRALLKRLVKRG; translated from the coding sequence ATGAGCCTCGCCGGCAAGTTCGCGACCGTCGGGGGCGCGACGCTGGCCAGCCGTATCTTCGGCTTTGCCCGCGAAACCATGATGGCGGCCGCCCTCGGCACGGGGCCGATGGCGGACGTCTTCTACGCTGCCTTCCGGTTCCCTAACCTGTTCCGCCGGCTCTTTGCTGAAGGCGCCTTCAACGCCGCCTTCGTGCCGCTGTTCTCAAAGGAGATCGAGGAGAACGGGCTGGAGGGTGCCAAGCGCTTCTCCGAGCAGGTGTTCGGCGTGCTGTTCTCGGCGCTCTTCGTCATCACCCTGGTGATGGAGCTGGCGATGCCGCTGATCGTGCGCTTCATCATCGCACCGGGCTTTGCCGGCGACCCCGACAAGTTCGACATGACCGTCCGCCTGTCGATGGTGATGTTTCCTTATCTGATCTGCATGTCGCTGATGGCGATGATGAGCGGCATGCTGAATTCGCTGCACCGCTATTTCGCTGCGGCGATCGCGCCGGTCTTCCTCAACGTCGTCCTGATCGCCGTCCTCGGCTACGGCGTCTATCAGGGTGCCAACCCCGAACGGATGGCGCATTATCTCGCCTGGGGCGTTCTCGTTGCCGGTATCCTGCAGCTTGCCGTCGTTGCCATCGATGTGCGCCGCGCCGGCATCCGCTTCGGTTTCCGCATGCCGAAGATGACGCCGAAGATCAGGCGGCTGATCGCGCTTGCCGTGCCGGCTGCCATCACCGGCGGCGTTATCCAGATCAACCAGATCATCGGCCAGGCGGTCGCCTCCGGCAAGGAGGGAGCGATCGCGGCTCTGCAATATGCCGACCGGCTCTACCAGTTGCCGCTCGGCGTTGTCGGTGTCGCGGGTGGCGTGGTGCTGCTGCCTGAGCTGTCCCGGGCGCTGAAGGCCGGCAATGTTGCCGAGGCCTCGCACGTCCAGAACCGCACCATCGAATTCGTGCTGTTCCTGACGGTGCCGGCCGCCTTCGGGCTGATGGCGATCTCGCCGGAAATCACCCGCGTGCTTTATGAGCGTGGCGCCTTCATGCCGGAGACCACGGCGCTGGTCGCCGCGATCATGACGGTCTATGCCTTCGGACTGCCGGCCTTCGCGCTGACCAAGGCCTTGCAGCCCGCCTTCTATGCCCGCGAGAACACCAAGCTGCCGATGCGCTTTACCCTGATTGCCGTCGTCATCAATTCCGTTCTCGCCATCAGCCTGTTCCCGATCCTCGCCGAACGCGGCATCGCGCTCGCCGAAGTCGTGTCGGGCTGGACCAACGTCGTGCTGCTCGCATCGACACTCGTCATCAGCGGCCAGCTCCGCTTCGACAGCCTGCTGCTGCGACGCATCCCGCTCATCCTGATTGCCGGCGGGGCGATGGCCGGTGCGGTGAAGTTTGCAGCGGTGCACTATTCCCGATGGTTCCAGCCGGAAACGCCGTTCCTCGTCCAGCTCGGCGGCATCATTCTGCTGCTCGCCATCGCGCTCGTCGTCTATTTCGGCCTCGTGCTCGCCACCGGCGGCGTCAATCGCGCGCTATTGAAACGGCTGGTGAAGCGCGGGTGA
- a CDS encoding [protein-PII] uridylyltransferase — MQTTAEAQRDKAAQLKTAETDLFAMTDILDPSALKTELRAIARRNGGNTDKTRQVLLAHLKEVNRLGREHAYTLLKEDGTGLGCARRISWLQDQILIALHNLVSKDLFPDAASDFTVTAVGGYGRGTLAPGSDIDLLFLINGSDRRETLQAIEYILYMLWDMGQKVGHATRNVDECIKLSKADMTIRTSILEMRFIAGRKTLANTLERRFDKEIVASTGPDFIAAKLAERDERHRKSFDTRYLVVPNVKEGKGGLRDLNTLFWIAKYFYRVREPSELVSLGVLSRQEMKLFNRAEDFLWAVRCHMHFLTGKAEERLSFEIQNDIARALGYQDRPGLSAVERFMKHYFLVAKDVGDLTRIFCSDLEEQQAKAAPTIGRVWTKFARRQRKIPGSIEFVNDSGRIALADPDVFRRDPVAIIRFFYVAVINDLEFHPDALKVVTRSLSLINAELREKDEANRLFLSILTSRNDPALYLRRMNEAGVLGRFLPEFGRIVSMMQFNMYHHFTVDEHLIRAVGVLSEIENSEGASEKHPLAASLIGRIEDRTVLYVAVLLHDVAKGRKEDHSIAGARVARKLCPRLGLTAKQTELVAWLIDKHLLMSMTSQTRDLSDRKTVIDFSDQVQSLDRLNLLLILTVCDIRAVGPDVWNGWKGQLLRTLYYETEILLSGGFSAVSRKARAERAVEALAEALAGWSDADRQRYSSLQYQNYLLSVPLEDQVRHARFIRSADKDGKLFATMVRTHAFHDITEITLLAPDHPRLLSIVAGACAATGANIADAQIFTTTDGRALDTVLLNRAFEDDADELRRATTIGKLIEDVLSGRKRLPDVIATRSRERKAAKPFSVQPHVSVSNLLSNVFTVIEIECLDRTGLLADVTQTLSELSLDIQSARITTFGEKVIDSFYVTDLVGAKITNENRQAAIVERMKAVLDDNSDAYRKGMPPGMLLPAEAGRDIGKDEDDAQ; from the coding sequence ATGCAGACCACCGCAGAGGCGCAGCGCGACAAGGCTGCTCAACTGAAAACCGCCGAGACCGACCTGTTCGCGATGACGGATATCCTCGATCCGTCGGCGCTGAAGACGGAGCTTCGGGCGATTGCCAGGCGCAATGGCGGCAATACGGACAAGACCCGTCAGGTCCTGCTCGCGCATCTGAAGGAGGTGAACCGCCTCGGCCGTGAGCACGCCTATACGCTTCTGAAGGAAGACGGTACCGGTTTGGGCTGTGCGCGGCGGATTTCCTGGCTGCAGGATCAGATACTGATCGCCCTGCATAACCTCGTCTCCAAGGATCTTTTTCCCGATGCGGCGAGCGATTTCACCGTCACCGCCGTTGGCGGTTATGGCCGCGGCACGCTGGCGCCGGGTTCCGATATCGACCTTCTGTTCCTGATCAACGGTTCAGACCGCCGAGAGACGCTGCAGGCGATCGAATATATTCTCTACATGCTCTGGGACATGGGCCAGAAGGTCGGTCACGCGACCCGCAATGTCGATGAATGCATCAAGCTCTCCAAGGCCGACATGACGATCCGCACCTCGATCCTCGAGATGCGCTTCATCGCCGGTCGCAAGACGCTCGCCAATACGCTGGAGCGGCGCTTCGACAAGGAGATCGTCGCCAGCACCGGCCCCGATTTCATCGCCGCCAAGCTTGCCGAGCGCGACGAGCGCCACCGCAAGTCTTTCGATACGCGCTATCTCGTCGTGCCCAACGTCAAGGAGGGCAAGGGGGGGCTGCGCGACCTCAACACGCTTTTCTGGATCGCCAAGTATTTCTACCGTGTGCGCGAGCCCTCCGAACTGGTGTCGCTCGGCGTGCTGTCGCGACAGGAGATGAAGCTTTTCAACCGGGCCGAGGATTTTCTCTGGGCCGTGCGTTGCCACATGCATTTCCTGACCGGCAAGGCGGAGGAGCGGCTGTCCTTCGAGATCCAGAACGACATTGCTCGGGCGCTCGGCTATCAGGACAGGCCTGGGCTCTCGGCGGTCGAGCGGTTCATGAAGCACTATTTCCTGGTGGCCAAGGATGTCGGCGATCTTACCCGCATCTTCTGCTCGGATCTCGAGGAGCAGCAGGCAAAGGCGGCGCCGACCATCGGCCGGGTCTGGACGAAGTTTGCACGGCGCCAGCGCAAGATCCCGGGGTCCATCGAGTTCGTCAATGATTCTGGCCGTATCGCCCTTGCCGATCCCGACGTCTTCCGTCGCGATCCGGTGGCGATCATCCGCTTTTTCTACGTCGCGGTGATCAACGACCTCGAATTCCACCCGGACGCTCTCAAGGTCGTCACCCGCTCGCTATCGCTCATCAATGCGGAGCTGCGCGAGAAGGATGAGGCGAACCGGCTGTTCCTGTCCATTCTGACCTCCCGCAACGATCCGGCGCTCTATCTCCGGCGGATGAACGAAGCCGGCGTACTCGGCCGCTTCCTGCCGGAATTCGGCCGCATCGTCTCGATGATGCAGTTCAACATGTATCATCACTTCACCGTTGACGAGCATCTGATCCGCGCCGTTGGCGTGCTGTCGGAAATCGAAAACAGCGAGGGCGCTTCCGAGAAGCATCCGCTGGCGGCAAGCCTGATCGGCCGCATCGAGGATCGCACCGTGCTCTATGTCGCCGTGCTGCTGCATGATGTCGCCAAGGGCCGCAAGGAAGATCATTCGATCGCCGGCGCAAGGGTGGCGCGAAAGCTCTGCCCGCGTCTCGGATTGACGGCGAAGCAGACCGAACTCGTCGCCTGGCTGATCGATAAGCACCTGCTGATGTCGATGACATCGCAGACCCGCGACCTCTCCGACCGCAAGACCGTGATCGACTTCTCGGACCAGGTGCAGTCGCTCGACCGGCTGAACCTGCTCTTGATCCTCACCGTCTGCGACATCCGCGCCGTCGGCCCGGACGTCTGGAACGGCTGGAAGGGGCAGCTTCTCCGCACGCTGTACTACGAGACCGAGATCCTGCTCTCCGGCGGCTTCTCCGCGGTGTCGCGCAAAGCCCGCGCCGAGCGCGCCGTGGAAGCGCTGGCGGAAGCGCTTGCCGGCTGGAGCGATGCCGACCGGCAGAGATATTCGAGCCTGCAGTACCAGAACTACCTGCTCTCCGTGCCGCTCGAGGATCAGGTGCGCCATGCCCGCTTCATCCGCTCTGCCGACAAGGACGGCAAGCTGTTTGCGACCATGGTTCGCACTCACGCGTTCCACGACATCACCGAGATCACGCTCCTGGCGCCCGACCATCCGCGGCTTCTGTCGATCGTCGCCGGTGCCTGCGCGGCGACCGGTGCCAACATTGCCGATGCGCAGATCTTCACCACCACGGACGGCCGCGCGCTCGACACGGTCCTGCTCAACCGCGCTTTCGAAGATGATGCCGACGAGCTGCGCCGGGCAACCACGATCGGCAAGCTGATCGAGGATGTGCTCTCCGGCCGCAAGCGCCTGCCCGATGTGATCGCCACCCGCTCGCGCGAGCGCAAGGCGGCGAAGCCCTTCTCCGTGCAGCCGCATGTCTCCGTATCGAACCTGCTCTCCAACGTCTTCACCGTGATCGAGATCGAGTGCCTCGACCGCACAGGCCTGCTTGCAGACGTGACGCAGACGCTCTCCGAGCTCTCGCTCGACATTCAGTCGGCGCGCATCACCACCTTCGGTGAGAAGGTGATCGACAGTTTTTACGTGACCGACCTCGTTGGCGCCAAAATCACCAATGAGAACCGCCAGGCGGCAATCGTTGAAAGGATGAAAGCGGTGCTCGACGACAATAGCGACGCCTATCGAAAGGGCATGCCGCCGGGCATGCTGCTGCCGGCCGAGGCCGGGCGCGACATCGGGAAGGACGAGGACGACGCTCAATGA
- the mutS gene encoding DNA mismatch repair protein MutS produces the protein MADRIPTEELISEDSRASATPMMEQYIEIKAANPDLLLFYRMGDFYELFFDDAEQASRALSITLTKRGQHLGRDIPMCGVPVHAADDYLQKLIALGFRVAVCEQTEDPAEAKKRGGKSVVRRDVTRLVTAGTLTEEKLLAPGESNFLMALSRIRGEGEASYGLAWIDISTGIFRVSATTEARLAADIMRVEPRELIVADTLFSEEKLRPVFDLLGRVVSPQPAVLFDSATATDRLARFFGVATLDGFGRFSRPELSAAAAAVAYVEKTQINERPPLGIPEQDGSASRMFIDPATRANLELVRTMAGGRDGSLLKAIDRTVTSGGARLLGERLMSPLTEPDAIHARLDSVAFFLDDASRQDGVRAYLKELPDMPRALSRLALDRGGPRDLGAILRGLEVARAIGDALTGAELPGELAGALAALRDLPGDLETRLAETLADDLPLLKRDGGFVREGAHDGLDEARGLRDTSRRVIAGLQAQYAEETGVKGLKIKHNNVLGYFIEVTSGNAQALTGSDAAKAKFIHRQTMANAMRFTTAELADLESRIANAAGEALAIELEAFEAMRAHVVGEAERLKTGALALSVLDVSAAFAVIAEAEAYCRPMVDETTAFKIEGGRHPVVEQALRKQSAGPFVANDCELSPRNGGAEGCLWLLTGPNMGGKSTFLRQNALIAILAQIGAYVPAASAHIGIVDRLFSRVGASDDLARGRSTFMVEMVETAAILNQAGPRSLVILDEIGRGTATFDGLSIAWAAVEHLHDVNTCRGLFATHFHELTVLSEKLPRLVNATMRVKEWKGDVVFLHEVGPGAADRSYGIQVARLAGLPSAVVKRAKSVLARLEDADRKNPAANLIDDLPLFQTAMRADPAAQKPSEVTALLETLKPDDMTPREALDALYALKRKLSEDISLGD, from the coding sequence GTGGCAGATCGTATCCCGACCGAAGAACTGATTTCCGAGGATAGCCGCGCATCGGCAACGCCGATGATGGAGCAGTATATCGAGATCAAGGCGGCAAACCCGGATCTCCTGCTGTTCTACCGCATGGGCGATTTCTACGAGCTGTTCTTTGACGACGCCGAACAGGCCTCGCGGGCGTTGTCCATCACCCTCACCAAGCGCGGCCAGCATCTCGGCCGCGACATTCCGATGTGCGGCGTGCCGGTGCATGCCGCCGATGACTACCTGCAGAAGCTGATTGCGCTCGGCTTTCGGGTCGCGGTCTGCGAGCAGACCGAGGACCCGGCGGAGGCGAAGAAGCGCGGTGGCAAGTCGGTGGTGCGTCGCGATGTCACCCGTCTGGTGACAGCGGGTACGCTGACGGAAGAGAAGCTTCTGGCGCCCGGCGAAAGCAATTTCCTGATGGCGTTGTCGCGCATCCGCGGCGAGGGGGAGGCCTCCTATGGTCTCGCCTGGATCGACATCTCGACCGGCATCTTCCGCGTTTCCGCCACCACCGAGGCGCGGCTGGCGGCCGACATCATGCGTGTCGAGCCGCGCGAGCTGATCGTCGCCGACACACTGTTTTCCGAGGAGAAGCTGCGGCCGGTCTTCGACCTGCTCGGCCGTGTCGTCTCGCCACAGCCTGCGGTGCTGTTCGACAGCGCCACGGCAACGGACCGGCTTGCCCGTTTCTTCGGCGTGGCGACGCTCGATGGCTTCGGCCGTTTTTCCCGTCCCGAGCTTTCGGCTGCCGCGGCTGCCGTTGCCTATGTCGAAAAGACCCAGATCAACGAGCGGCCGCCGCTTGGCATTCCCGAGCAGGACGGCTCGGCCTCGCGGATGTTCATCGATCCGGCCACGCGCGCCAATCTCGAACTGGTGCGCACCATGGCGGGCGGTCGTGACGGCTCGCTGCTGAAGGCCATTGACCGCACAGTCACCAGCGGTGGCGCCCGGCTTCTGGGCGAACGGCTGATGTCGCCGCTGACCGAACCCGACGCGATCCATGCGCGGCTCGATTCGGTCGCCTTCTTCCTCGATGACGCATCGCGACAGGATGGCGTGCGTGCCTATCTGAAGGAGCTGCCGGACATGCCGCGGGCGCTGTCGCGGCTTGCGCTCGATCGCGGCGGCCCGCGCGATCTTGGTGCCATCCTGCGCGGTCTCGAAGTGGCCCGCGCCATCGGCGATGCGCTCACCGGCGCCGAACTGCCGGGGGAGCTCGCCGGTGCGCTGGCGGCGCTCCGCGATCTGCCCGGCGATCTCGAAACGCGGCTGGCCGAAACGCTTGCCGACGACTTGCCGCTGCTGAAGCGCGATGGCGGCTTCGTGCGTGAAGGCGCGCATGACGGGCTCGACGAGGCGAGGGGACTGCGCGATACATCGCGGCGGGTGATTGCCGGGCTGCAGGCGCAATATGCGGAAGAGACCGGCGTCAAGGGCCTGAAGATCAAGCACAATAACGTGCTCGGCTATTTCATCGAAGTGACCAGCGGCAATGCCCAGGCGCTGACCGGCAGCGATGCGGCCAAGGCCAAGTTCATCCACCGGCAGACCATGGCGAACGCGATGCGTTTCACCACCGCCGAGCTCGCCGATCTCGAAAGCCGCATCGCCAATGCCGCCGGCGAGGCGCTCGCCATCGAACTCGAGGCGTTCGAGGCGATGCGCGCCCATGTGGTTGGCGAGGCCGAGCGCCTGAAGACCGGGGCGCTGGCACTTTCGGTGCTCGACGTCTCCGCCGCCTTCGCGGTGATTGCAGAGGCCGAGGCCTATTGCCGGCCGATGGTGGACGAAACCACCGCCTTCAAGATCGAGGGCGGGCGTCACCCCGTTGTCGAGCAGGCGCTGCGCAAGCAGTCGGCGGGCCCCTTCGTTGCCAATGATTGCGAACTCTCGCCGAGGAATGGTGGCGCCGAGGGCTGCCTGTGGCTGCTGACCGGCCCGAACATGGGCGGTAAATCGACCTTCCTGAGGCAGAACGCGCTGATCGCCATCCTCGCCCAGATCGGTGCCTACGTGCCGGCGGCAAGCGCCCATATCGGCATTGTCGACAGGCTGTTTTCGCGCGTCGGTGCGTCCGACGATCTCGCCCGCGGCCGCTCCACCTTCATGGTCGAGATGGTCGAGACGGCGGCGATCCTCAACCAGGCCGGTCCCCGCTCGCTGGTGATCCTCGACGAGATCGGCCGTGGCACGGCGACCTTCGACGGCCTGTCGATCGCCTGGGCTGCGGTCGAGCATCTGCATGACGTCAACACCTGCCGCGGCCTGTTCGCGACGCACTTCCACGAGCTGACGGTGCTCTCCGAAAAGCTGCCGCGTCTCGTCAACGCGACGATGCGGGTGAAGGAATGGAAGGGCGATGTCGTCTTTCTGCACGAGGTCGGGCCGGGGGCGGCGGACCGCTCCTACGGCATCCAGGTCGCACGCCTTGCCGGCCTGCCTTCAGCCGTCGTCAAACGGGCGAAATCGGTGCTGGCGCGACTTGAGGACGCCGACCGCAAGAACCCGGCCGCGAACCTCATCGACGACCTGCCGCTGTTCCAGACCGCGATGCGAGCCGACCCGGCCGCGCAGAAGCCGTCCGAGGTGACGGCCCTGCTTGAAACGCTCAAGCCGGATGACATGACGCCGCGCGAGGCGCTGGATGCGCTCTATGCGCTGAAGCGGAAATTGAGCGAGGACATTTCCCTTGGCGACTGA
- a CDS encoding GNAT family N-acetyltransferase, whose translation MDALDYLQPGDRMGTAPASVPTDGVLGRIGSLETRIALTDSEIDAAQAVRYRVFVEEMQAQLPAEAMLRKRDFDKWDDICDHLLVLDRNIDGDPEDQIVATYRLLRQDVAMQHGGFYSDSEYLTEALVARHPDIRFMELGRSCVLPDYRSKRTVELLWQGNWAYALKHNIGVMFGCASFHGTDPAAHATALSFLYHNARATGDWAVSARPELAVDMNMLPAEEVSGRRALTALPPLVKGYLRLGAMIGDGAVVDHAFNTTDVLVVLPIASISDRYINYYGADAGRFAS comes from the coding sequence ATGGACGCGCTTGACTACCTTCAGCCTGGGGACCGCATGGGCACGGCGCCCGCAAGCGTCCCCACCGATGGTGTGCTCGGCAGGATCGGCAGCCTGGAAACGCGGATCGCGCTGACCGACAGCGAGATCGATGCGGCGCAGGCTGTGCGCTACCGCGTGTTCGTCGAGGAGATGCAGGCGCAGCTTCCGGCCGAAGCCATGCTGCGCAAGCGCGATTTCGACAAGTGGGACGACATCTGCGACCACCTTCTGGTGCTTGACCGCAATATCGACGGCGATCCGGAGGACCAGATCGTCGCCACCTACCGCCTGCTCCGCCAGGACGTGGCGATGCAGCACGGCGGATTTTATTCCGATTCCGAATACCTGACCGAGGCGCTGGTCGCCCGCCATCCGGATATCCGCTTCATGGAGCTCGGCCGCTCCTGCGTTCTGCCCGACTATCGCTCCAAGCGCACGGTCGAGCTGCTCTGGCAGGGCAACTGGGCCTATGCGCTGAAGCACAATATCGGCGTGATGTTCGGCTGCGCCTCGTTTCACGGAACCGATCCGGCGGCCCACGCCACGGCGCTCTCCTTCCTCTACCACAATGCCCGTGCCACCGGCGACTGGGCGGTTTCGGCCCGGCCGGAGCTTGCCGTGGACATGAACATGCTGCCGGCGGAAGAGGTTTCGGGACGCCGCGCGCTGACGGCGCTGCCGCCACTGGTGAAAGGCTATCTGCGCCTCGGCGCGATGATCGGCGATGGCGCCGTCGTCGACCATGCCTTCAACACCACCGACGTGCTGGTGGTGCTGCCGATAGCATCGATCTCCGATCGCTACATCAATTATTACGGTGCCGACGCAGGCCGTTTCGCGAGCTGA
- the lspA gene encoding signal peptidase II: MTSPLSRPFPAVLFVIVAVLLDAAVKYAVEIYLPLQQPIDVIPFLGLYKTYNPGIAFSMLSDTNGWGLVGLRLVIVAVVLWLWRRTAPGQVFAHFGFALVVAGAFGNIIDHFIYGEVVDYIRFHVGNWTFPIFNLADSYITVGAVLIFVQEFLFPARQADTDKR; this comes from the coding sequence ATGACTTCGCCGCTTTCGCGTCCGTTTCCGGCCGTCCTTTTCGTGATCGTTGCCGTACTTCTCGATGCCGCCGTCAAGTATGCGGTCGAGATCTACCTGCCGCTGCAGCAGCCCATCGATGTGATTCCCTTCCTCGGGCTCTACAAGACCTACAATCCCGGTATCGCCTTCTCGATGCTGTCCGACACCAACGGCTGGGGGCTGGTCGGCCTCAGGCTTGTGATTGTCGCGGTCGTGCTCTGGCTCTGGCGGCGCACCGCGCCGGGCCAAGTCTTTGCCCATTTCGGCTTTGCGCTCGTGGTGGCAGGCGCCTTCGGCAACATCATCGACCACTTCATTTACGGCGAAGTCGTCGACTATATCCGATTCCACGTCGGCAACTGGACCTTCCCGATTTTCAACCTTGCCGATAGCTATATCACCGTTGGCGCCGTGCTGATCTTCGTGCAGGAGTTCCTGTTCCCGGCCAGACAGGCCGACACCGACAAGCGTTGA
- a CDS encoding TrmH family RNA methyltransferase has translation MSFDKERAPRVGTVKEVTSLSNPIIKDIRALGQKKHREESGTFLAEGLKLVIDALELGWSIRTLIYAKAAKGKPPVEKAAAKTVASGGLVLEVSEKVLGAITRRDNPQMVVGVFASRYRPLADIAPAKDETYIALDRVRDPGNLGTIIRTADAAGAAGVILVGETTDPFSIETVRATMGSVFAIPVSRADPRDFLAWAKKSGAEIVATHLAGSVDYRTIDYAKRPTVLLMGNEQQGLPPELAEGADRLARIPQQGRADSLNLAVATAVMLYEARRHLLALDDREASGR, from the coding sequence ATGAGCTTCGACAAGGAACGCGCGCCGCGCGTCGGCACGGTCAAGGAGGTCACCAGCCTCTCCAACCCGATCATCAAGGATATCAGGGCGCTCGGCCAGAAAAAGCACCGCGAGGAAAGCGGCACGTTTCTGGCCGAAGGGCTCAAGCTCGTCATCGACGCGCTGGAACTCGGCTGGTCGATCCGCACGCTGATCTACGCCAAGGCCGCCAAGGGCAAGCCGCCTGTGGAGAAGGCGGCGGCCAAGACCGTCGCCTCCGGCGGGCTGGTGCTGGAGGTCTCGGAAAAGGTTCTGGGGGCGATCACCCGGCGCGACAATCCGCAGATGGTCGTTGGCGTGTTTGCGAGCCGCTACCGGCCGCTTGCCGATATCGCTCCGGCAAAGGACGAGACCTATATCGCGCTCGACCGCGTCCGCGATCCCGGCAATCTCGGCACGATCATCCGCACGGCGGATGCCGCCGGTGCCGCCGGCGTGATCCTGGTCGGCGAGACGACAGATCCGTTTTCGATCGAGACCGTGCGGGCGACGATGGGTTCGGTGTTCGCGATCCCGGTTTCGCGGGCCGATCCGAGGGACTTCCTGGCCTGGGCGAAGAAGAGCGGCGCCGAAATCGTCGCGACCCATCTCGCGGGCTCGGTCGACTACCGCACCATCGACTATGCGAAGCGCCCGACGGTTCTGCTGATGGGCAACGAACAGCAGGGCCTGCCACCGGAACTCGCCGAAGGCGCCGACCGGCTGGCACGCATTCCCCAGCAGGGCAGGGCCGATTCGCTCAATCTCGCGGTCGCTACCGCCGTAATGCTCTACGAGGCGCGCCGCCACCTGCTGGCGCTTGATGACAGGGAGGCCTCCGGCCGATGA
- a CDS encoding class I SAM-dependent methyltransferase: protein MTPSRQDRARRKAAPAHPPKKRGNDVTRPQREDSRSKSSERRQPEPQWVALKDGDRPAERIPHILESVSADGFHLIDSGHGLKLEQYGNYRIVRPEAQALWPPLLEEKVWAKADAIFTGDTDEDGMGRWRFPEAALGETWPLRIMDIDFLGRFTSFRHVGVFPEQIAHWQWMRDVLEARRGGQKAKVLNLFGYTGVASLVAAAAGAEVTHVDASKKAIGWARENQALSGLNDKPIRWICDDAMKFIEREERRGNHYDIILTDPPKFGRGPNGEVWQLFEHLPRMLDLCRSILKPDAMGLVLTAYSIRASFYSVHELMMETMRGFGGVVESGELVIREGGLSGTEPGRALSTSLYARWLPQ, encoded by the coding sequence ATGACGCCTTCTAGACAGGACAGGGCGCGCCGGAAGGCGGCGCCAGCGCATCCGCCGAAGAAGCGCGGGAACGATGTCACACGCCCTCAGCGCGAGGATAGTCGCAGCAAATCATCCGAACGGCGCCAGCCGGAGCCGCAATGGGTGGCGCTGAAGGATGGCGACCGGCCTGCCGAGCGTATTCCGCATATTCTCGAATCCGTCTCCGCGGACGGTTTTCATCTGATCGACAGCGGCCATGGGCTGAAGCTCGAGCAATACGGCAATTACCGGATCGTCCGCCCCGAAGCGCAGGCGCTCTGGCCGCCCTTGCTCGAAGAGAAGGTGTGGGCGAAGGCCGATGCGATCTTCACTGGCGATACCGATGAAGACGGCATGGGCCGCTGGCGTTTCCCCGAAGCCGCTCTTGGCGAGACCTGGCCTCTCCGGATCATGGATATCGACTTTCTGGGGCGCTTCACCTCGTTCCGCCATGTCGGCGTCTTTCCCGAGCAGATTGCCCACTGGCAATGGATGCGCGATGTGCTGGAGGCAAGGCGCGGCGGTCAGAAGGCGAAGGTGCTCAACCTCTTCGGCTATACCGGCGTCGCTTCGCTGGTGGCTGCCGCAGCCGGCGCCGAGGTGACCCATGTCGATGCCTCGAAAAAGGCGATCGGCTGGGCGCGCGAGAACCAGGCGCTGTCAGGTCTCAACGACAAGCCGATCCGCTGGATCTGCGACGACGCGATGAAGTTCATCGAGCGCGAGGAGCGGCGCGGCAACCACTACGACATCATCCTAACCGATCCGCCGAAATTCGGCCGCGGTCCCAATGGTGAGGTCTGGCAGTTGTTCGAACACCTGCCGCGGATGCTCGATCTCTGCCGCTCGATCCTGAAGCCTGATGCCATGGGCCTCGTGCTGACCGCCTATTCGATCCGCGCCAGCTTCTATTCGGTTCATGAACTGATGATGGAGACCATGCGCGGCTTCGGCGGCGTGGTCGAATCGGGCGAACTCGTCATCCGCGAGGGCGGCCTTTCCGGGACCGAGCCGGGCAGGGCGCTTTCGACATCACTTTATGCGCGGTGGTTGCCACAATGA
- a CDS encoding LapA family protein: MTRKLINILILLPIGIVLVLLSVANRGAVTMALNPFRPDDTVLSVSAPFFVYIFIAFILGAVLGSLFTWVAQRKHRRNARHSTREAALWREEADKHKSRAEQIAGARPLDQLPSA, translated from the coding sequence ATGACAAGAAAGCTGATCAACATCCTGATTCTTCTGCCGATCGGGATTGTGCTTGTGCTTCTTTCGGTGGCCAATCGCGGCGCCGTGACGATGGCGCTCAATCCATTCAGGCCTGACGACACGGTGTTGTCGGTGTCGGCGCCGTTCTTCGTCTATATCTTCATTGCCTTCATTCTGGGGGCCGTTCTCGGCTCGCTTTTCACCTGGGTGGCGCAGCGCAAGCATCGCCGCAACGCCCGCCATTCGACGCGCGAGGCTGCGCTCTGGCGGGAAGAGGCGGACAAGCACAAGTCCCGCGCCGAGCAGATCGCCGGTGCCCGTCCACTCGACCAGCTTCCTTCCGCCTGA